One window from the genome of Cyclobacterium amurskyense encodes:
- a CDS encoding META domain-containing protein, with product MRQFKILFTFILLFSFTACSSLNNINPLSLLMGNKWKLAGMMGKSLDVGKFADAVPLLSFMDGGKLSGFTGCNNFSGDFTLEGKSLSLNPGAMTKKACPGTGESDFLKALSMVKNFKVVKDKLVLMDGASELLSFIPEN from the coding sequence ATGAGACAGTTTAAAATTTTATTTACTTTTATTTTACTCTTTAGTTTTACCGCTTGTAGTTCGCTAAACAATATCAATCCGCTTAGTTTGCTTATGGGGAATAAATGGAAACTAGCTGGCATGATGGGTAAATCCCTTGATGTAGGGAAGTTTGCTGATGCTGTTCCTTTATTGAGTTTTATGGATGGTGGCAAACTTAGTGGTTTTACAGGCTGTAATAATTTTTCAGGAGATTTTACCCTTGAAGGAAAGAGTTTATCCTTGAATCCTGGAGCCATGACTAAAAAGGCATGTCCCGGCACTGGAGAAAGCGATTTTCTAAAAGCCCTTTCCATGGTGAAGAATTTTAAAGTAGTTAAAGATAAACTGGTTTTAATGGATGGGGCTAGTGAACTATTGAGTTTTATTCCTGAAAATTAA
- a CDS encoding flavodoxin family protein yields the protein MELSTFQKSLNKDNPYDFSAIKAVFLNCTLKKSPETSHTEGLIKMSDAIMRANGISTDIIRPVDHQIAFGVYPDMKEHGWDRDDWPAIQEKVMAADILVIGSPIWLGEKSSIATLVIERLYGFSGEMNKQGQYDYYGKTGGCLITGNEDGIKHCAMNLLYSLQHLGYVISPQADAGWIGEAGPGPSYLDKNSGGIENDFTNRNTTFMTWNLMHMANMLKNGIPAYGNQRDKWDNRENKDHPNPEYR from the coding sequence ATGGAACTTAGTACTTTTCAGAAGAGCTTGAATAAAGACAACCCTTACGATTTTTCAGCAATAAAGGCGGTCTTTCTAAATTGTACCCTTAAAAAATCCCCCGAGACATCTCACACGGAGGGCTTGATAAAAATGAGTGATGCCATTATGCGAGCAAATGGTATTTCTACTGATATAATTCGTCCTGTAGATCATCAGATTGCTTTTGGTGTATATCCTGACATGAAGGAACATGGCTGGGATAGGGACGATTGGCCTGCAATTCAGGAAAAAGTAATGGCGGCAGATATTTTAGTGATAGGAAGTCCCATTTGGTTGGGAGAGAAATCTTCTATAGCCACGCTTGTAATAGAAAGATTGTATGGGTTTTCAGGAGAAATGAACAAGCAGGGGCAATATGATTATTATGGAAAAACCGGAGGTTGTCTGATTACTGGAAATGAAGATGGAATCAAACATTGCGCCATGAATCTTTTGTACAGTCTGCAACACCTTGGTTATGTAATTTCTCCTCAGGCTGATGCTGGATGGATAGGTGAGGCAGGGCCAGGTCCTTCTTATTTGGACAAAAATTCTGGAGGAATAGAAAATGACTTCACCAACCGCAACACCACATTTATGACTTGGAATTTAATGCATATGGCCAATATGCTTAAAAACGGTATTCCTGCCTATGGCAACCAAAGGGACAAGTGGGATAACCGAGAAAATAAAGACCATCCTAATCCTGAATACAGGTAA
- a CDS encoding glycoside hydrolase family 5 protein, whose translation MPEILIPRRDFLKKATAASMALSLNQTSFSPSLKKRKNKLPKWRGFNLLDFFNPDPENGRKTKPDYYKYMSDWGFDFVRIPISYPSYLDFDRSKPIRPDEVLQFNNRVLDEIDEILTNCHNQNLHVSLNLHRAPGFCINAGFKEPYNLWEDQEALDAFCAHWEMWSKRYKNISIKKLSFDLVNEPFKRLDPNDQHSPGGAVPIAEYRKVAEAALKTIKGINKKRLVIADGNGGGGTAIPEFADLDLHQSCRGYFPMHISHHKASWVFKDPDSLPSPSWPGMHNERMYQKEDLEKHYAPWIALLEQGVGVHCGELGCYNKTPHEVFLAWFGDILDILDENGIGFGLWEFSGTFGVLNSGRTDVDYEDWYGEKLDRKLLSLLMKNA comes from the coding sequence ATGCCCGAAATTTTAATTCCAAGAAGGGACTTTTTAAAGAAAGCTACGGCAGCATCCATGGCCCTTTCTTTGAATCAGACTTCTTTTAGTCCATCGCTCAAAAAGAGAAAAAACAAACTTCCCAAATGGAGAGGATTCAATTTATTGGATTTTTTTAATCCTGATCCTGAAAATGGGCGCAAAACAAAACCTGATTATTATAAGTACATGTCGGATTGGGGTTTTGATTTTGTCCGAATTCCTATTTCCTATCCCAGTTATCTGGATTTTGACCGAAGCAAACCCATACGGCCCGATGAGGTGCTACAATTTAATAACAGGGTGCTAGATGAAATTGACGAAATATTAACCAACTGCCACAATCAAAATTTACATGTGAGTTTGAATTTACATAGGGCGCCAGGCTTCTGTATCAATGCAGGTTTTAAAGAGCCCTACAATTTATGGGAAGACCAAGAAGCCTTAGATGCTTTTTGTGCCCATTGGGAAATGTGGTCAAAGCGGTATAAAAATATCTCTATTAAAAAATTGAGTTTTGATTTGGTCAATGAGCCTTTTAAAAGGCTGGACCCAAACGACCAACACTCCCCTGGAGGGGCTGTGCCCATTGCTGAATACAGAAAAGTAGCCGAAGCAGCCTTAAAAACCATCAAAGGGATAAACAAAAAAAGATTGGTCATCGCTGATGGCAATGGTGGAGGCGGTACAGCCATTCCTGAATTTGCAGATCTTGATTTGCATCAGAGTTGTAGAGGTTATTTCCCCATGCATATTTCACATCATAAAGCTTCATGGGTGTTTAAGGATCCGGATAGCCTGCCTTCTCCTAGCTGGCCAGGAATGCACAATGAACGGATGTATCAAAAAGAGGATCTGGAAAAACATTATGCCCCTTGGATAGCCTTGCTAGAGCAAGGAGTAGGGGTGCATTGTGGTGAGTTGGGCTGTTATAATAAAACCCCGCATGAGGTCTTTTTAGCCTGGTTTGGTGATATTTTAGATATATTGGACGAGAATGGGATTGGGTTTGGATTGTGGGAATTTTCAGGGACTTTCGGAGTACTTAATTCAGGCAGGACCGACGTCGACTATGAGGATTGGTATGGAGAGAAATTAGATAGAAAACTGTTAAGCCTTTTGATGAAAAATGCCTGA
- a CDS encoding lysylphosphatidylglycerol synthase transmembrane domain-containing protein, producing MKLDNREIFKTLNPNKVWVPVLIGIGIVFAMFYMDPTVNAQTLKGVFDASLWSIFVAVIFIFLRDAGYVFRIREVTNKHLSWSRAIYVIILWEFASAVTPSIVGGTAVAVFILNKEGIPLGKALAFTMLTAIMDNLFFVIGAPIILYLAQGYIFPESRMLEMRLGSSLEYLFWGSYSLYTIYSVLMALALFYRPRVFKWIMLRLFSIKWLRKWKYQANNYGDQIIEASKELKGKNTRYWLIIILTTVFIWSSRYLMLNALISAFETLSLFEHVVIFARQIIMWIVMMISPTPGSSGTAEFFFTQFFNEFLTGYTFVTSILWRLFSYYPYLLLGAIFLPKWVRQVFFKRKK from the coding sequence ATGAAATTAGACAATAGGGAGATTTTTAAAACCTTAAACCCAAATAAGGTTTGGGTTCCTGTGTTGATAGGAATCGGAATAGTATTTGCAATGTTTTACATGGACCCAACAGTAAATGCGCAAACATTAAAAGGGGTTTTTGACGCTTCTTTATGGTCGATTTTTGTTGCCGTAATTTTTATTTTTCTACGAGATGCGGGCTATGTATTCAGAATCCGGGAAGTAACGAATAAACACCTTAGTTGGTCCAGGGCCATCTATGTGATCATTTTATGGGAATTTGCCTCTGCCGTCACTCCCTCCATAGTAGGTGGTACTGCTGTGGCTGTATTTATATTGAACAAAGAAGGAATACCATTAGGAAAGGCGTTAGCATTTACCATGCTCACGGCTATTATGGATAATTTGTTTTTTGTAATAGGGGCACCCATTATATTGTATCTGGCACAGGGCTATATTTTCCCTGAAAGCAGAATGCTCGAGATGAGGTTAGGCTCCAGCCTGGAGTACCTTTTTTGGGGAAGTTATTCCTTGTACACCATCTATTCCGTACTTATGGCCTTGGCATTGTTTTACCGTCCCAGGGTTTTCAAATGGATAATGCTTAGATTATTCTCCATCAAATGGTTGAGAAAATGGAAATACCAAGCCAATAATTATGGGGATCAGATCATCGAAGCAAGTAAGGAGCTCAAGGGCAAAAACACCAGGTATTGGCTTATCATCATCCTTACCACTGTGTTCATTTGGTCTTCTAGGTACTTGATGCTCAACGCTCTGATATCCGCATTTGAAACCCTTTCATTGTTTGAACATGTAGTAATTTTTGCAAGACAGATTATCATGTGGATTGTAATGATGATCAGTCCTACCCCTGGTAGTAGCGGAACGGCTGAATTCTTTTTCACTCAATTTTTCAACGAATTCCTAACTGGTTATACTTTTGTAACCAGTATCCTTTGGAGGTTATTTTCTTATTATCCTTACTTGCTCCTTGGTGCTATATTTCTACCAAAATGGGTTAGACAGGTTTTCTTCAAGAGAAAAAAATAA
- a CDS encoding segregation and condensation protein A: protein MSFEIKLPLFEGPFDLMLFFIERDELDIYDIPISKITNDFLDYIHHLEKMEIEVASEFILFAATLMKVKSKMLLPRPEFNEDGEEIDPREDLIKHLLEYKKYKSVVGELANMEGERMSKFSRGNVVEELRQINQIDQVDAELQDLDLYRLLKVYQKVLTKYAHTKDDTKHTVIQYPYSIEQQKSLVLDRLDENPKIPFSDFIVLNPDKIFIIYTFLAILELLQLALVTIKIGEGFNNFWVERLEAIPVENL from the coding sequence GTGAGTTTCGAAATCAAATTACCTTTATTCGAAGGGCCATTTGACCTTATGCTGTTTTTCATAGAACGTGATGAACTGGATATTTATGATATTCCCATTTCAAAAATTACCAATGACTTCTTGGATTATATCCATCACTTGGAAAAAATGGAAATAGAAGTAGCAAGTGAATTTATCCTTTTCGCTGCTACACTTATGAAAGTCAAATCCAAAATGCTTCTCCCTAGACCTGAATTTAATGAAGATGGCGAGGAGATAGATCCAAGGGAAGATCTGATAAAGCATTTATTGGAATATAAAAAGTACAAATCAGTCGTGGGTGAACTTGCCAATATGGAAGGTGAAAGGATGTCCAAGTTCTCCAGGGGAAATGTTGTGGAAGAGCTTCGGCAAATCAATCAAATAGATCAAGTAGATGCCGAACTTCAAGACCTTGACCTTTACCGATTGTTAAAGGTATACCAAAAGGTATTAACTAAATATGCTCACACCAAGGATGACACAAAACATACTGTGATCCAATATCCATATTCTATAGAACAACAAAAATCATTGGTTTTAGACCGGCTGGATGAAAATCCCAAAATTCCCTTCTCAGACTTTATCGTCTTAAATCCCGACAAAATTTTTATTATTTATACATTTTTAGCCATTTTGGAGCTCCTTCAGCTTGCCTTGGTCACAATAAAAATCGGGGAAGGATTTAATAACTTTTGGGTAGAACGATTAGAAGCTATACCTGTAGAAAACTTATGA
- a CDS encoding sigma-70 family RNA polymerase sigma factor — MNYHCISGTVGNPSIIPESFVTMEEKTNSQSKQKVISEWVHSFSDYLYSWAYHKTSSNETAEDLVQEVFMAAVKNYEKFEGRSSPKTWLLKILNNKIIDHYRKLSKIQNNQDDTASQFTDSFFNGADNWKANGLEEAWTKESHLLDDPAFNKVMEICIEDLPNKWRLAILSKYLLQKESVEICQELEITESNYWQVLHRGKLLLKKCLEVNWFVKNN; from the coding sequence ATGAATTATCATTGCATAAGTGGAACTGTTGGAAACCCCTCTATTATACCTGAATCATTTGTCACCATGGAAGAAAAGACAAATTCCCAGTCCAAGCAAAAAGTCATCAGTGAATGGGTTCATTCATTCAGCGATTACCTCTATAGCTGGGCATATCATAAAACCAGTAGTAATGAAACCGCTGAAGACTTGGTTCAGGAGGTATTTATGGCGGCGGTTAAAAATTATGAGAAATTTGAAGGTAGAAGCAGTCCCAAAACATGGTTATTAAAAATTTTAAACAATAAAATTATTGATCATTACCGGAAGTTATCCAAGATACAAAACAACCAGGATGATACTGCCTCTCAATTTACCGATTCATTTTTTAATGGTGCAGACAACTGGAAGGCCAATGGTTTGGAAGAAGCCTGGACAAAGGAAAGCCATTTGCTTGACGATCCGGCTTTTAATAAGGTTATGGAGATCTGTATTGAAGATCTCCCTAACAAATGGCGCCTAGCAATTCTTTCAAAATACCTTCTACAAAAAGAATCCGTGGAGATCTGTCAGGAACTAGAAATCACGGAGTCTAATTATTGGCAAGTATTACACAGAGGCAAGTTACTTCTAAAGAAATGTTTGGAAGTCAACTGGTTTGTAAAAAATAATTAA
- a CDS encoding alpha/beta fold hydrolase — protein sequence MPDISYWKEGSGKALVLLPGFCETKEMWKNFAEPLSEICEVWCPDLPGFGYSPAVSDQFTIKEIGLVLADWMLANNIGDAVLIGHSLGGYLALEMACLNKLDLSGLGLFHSTAYPDSDEKKLNRVKTIEFINKHGVSTFIQSSLPLLFRKENRESCGEAIASLIHYASQLPMTSILAYLQAMRNRKDHMKTLSEFQKPTLMICGNEDTAVPIIDSLSHKQAVDQFYQLTNCGHMGMYEQTQKTQKAILTFMESLPN from the coding sequence ATGCCTGATATATCCTATTGGAAAGAAGGATCTGGCAAAGCACTGGTTTTGCTACCTGGCTTTTGTGAAACAAAAGAAATGTGGAAAAATTTCGCAGAGCCCCTATCTGAAATCTGTGAAGTGTGGTGTCCGGATTTACCTGGATTTGGATATAGTCCAGCAGTTTCTGACCAGTTTACCATTAAGGAAATAGGCCTAGTTCTTGCCGATTGGATGTTGGCCAACAATATAGGAGATGCTGTATTAATAGGGCATTCTTTGGGGGGCTATTTGGCACTAGAAATGGCCTGTCTCAATAAACTTGATCTGAGTGGTTTGGGATTGTTTCATTCTACGGCTTATCCAGATAGTGATGAGAAAAAGCTCAATCGTGTTAAAACAATAGAATTTATTAATAAGCATGGAGTGAGTACCTTTATTCAATCCTCGTTGCCTTTACTATTTCGCAAAGAAAACAGGGAAAGCTGTGGGGAGGCCATTGCCTCCCTAATTCACTATGCCAGCCAGTTACCAATGACAAGTATCCTAGCTTATCTGCAAGCCATGAGGAACCGTAAAGACCACATGAAGACGCTTTCAGAATTTCAAAAGCCTACTTTGATGATTTGTGGAAATGAGGATACCGCTGTACCGATAATAGATAGCCTCAGCCATAAGCAAGCAGTAGATCAATTTTATCAATTGACAAATTGCGGGCACATGGGGATGTATGAACAGACCCAAAAAACACAAAAAGCTATCCTCACCTTTATGGAAAGCCTACCTAATTAA
- the dxs gene encoding 1-deoxy-D-xylulose-5-phosphate synthase: MQIEPGELLRGIHQPEDLKNLSKDRLVQICDELRQFIIDHVSVYGGHFGAGLGVVELTVALHYVLNTPDDQLIWDVGHQAYGHKILTGRRNDFHTNRLYKGLSGFPKRKESPFDAFGVGHSSTSISAALGMAMASKYKGETHRQHVAVIGDGAMTGGMAFEAMNHAGVSDSNLIIILNDNCMSIDPNVGALKDYLTDITTSHTYNKVKDEVWNLLGKISKFGFSAQDVVSKVEGAIKSALLKQSNLFESLNLRYFGPVDGHDVNHLVEVLNDLKDIPGPKILHCITVKGKGYAPAEKDQTKWHAPGKFDKITGEIAKKIPTSPQAPKYQDVFGHTLVELAEKDKKIVGVTPAMPSGSSMNIMMKAFPDRSFDVGIAEQHAVTFSAGLATQGLVPFCNIYSTFMQRAYDQVIHDVCLQDLPVVFCLDRAGFAGADGPTHHGAYDLAYLRCVPNLVVSAPMNEEELRNMMYSGAEHNAPYAIRYPRGQGVMPDWRKPLRKIPTGQGRIITEGKDIAILSIGHIGNYALENKDKFKELGLSVAHYDMRFVKPLDESLLHEVFGKFDKVITVEDGCLMGGFGSAVLEWMMDHDYQAKVKRLGIPDEVIEHGEQMELHHECGFDPSGILQTVKDMMNLNVADKIKI; this comes from the coding sequence ATGCAAATAGAACCTGGAGAATTACTCAGAGGAATCCATCAACCGGAAGACCTTAAAAACCTCAGTAAAGACCGTTTGGTTCAAATCTGTGATGAATTGAGACAATTCATCATTGACCATGTTTCTGTTTATGGAGGTCATTTTGGGGCTGGCTTAGGCGTTGTAGAACTTACTGTAGCTTTGCATTATGTGCTTAACACACCTGACGATCAGTTGATCTGGGATGTGGGTCATCAAGCCTATGGACATAAAATCCTAACTGGCCGAAGAAATGATTTTCATACCAACAGGCTTTACAAAGGTTTGTCTGGATTTCCCAAAAGAAAAGAAAGTCCCTTTGATGCTTTTGGGGTAGGACATTCGAGTACTTCTATTTCGGCAGCTCTTGGAATGGCCATGGCCTCAAAGTATAAAGGCGAAACCCATAGACAGCATGTTGCTGTAATAGGTGATGGCGCCATGACAGGTGGTATGGCCTTTGAAGCAATGAATCACGCCGGGGTTTCTGATAGCAATCTGATAATTATTCTCAATGACAATTGCATGTCCATAGATCCGAATGTGGGTGCATTGAAAGATTACCTTACAGACATCACTACCTCCCATACCTATAATAAGGTTAAAGATGAAGTTTGGAATTTACTCGGTAAAATCAGCAAATTTGGCTTTAGTGCTCAGGATGTGGTTTCCAAAGTTGAAGGAGCCATCAAGTCTGCCTTGCTAAAGCAAAGCAATCTATTTGAATCTTTAAATCTACGGTATTTTGGTCCTGTTGACGGCCATGATGTAAATCATCTCGTAGAGGTGCTCAATGATCTTAAAGACATTCCTGGGCCAAAAATCTTACACTGTATAACAGTAAAAGGAAAAGGATATGCCCCTGCAGAAAAAGACCAAACCAAATGGCATGCACCTGGCAAATTTGATAAAATTACCGGAGAGATAGCTAAGAAAATACCTACCAGCCCTCAAGCACCAAAGTACCAGGATGTTTTTGGGCATACCCTTGTAGAGCTGGCGGAAAAAGATAAAAAAATCGTTGGAGTGACTCCGGCTATGCCTTCAGGATCTTCAATGAATATAATGATGAAGGCATTTCCTGATAGGTCCTTTGATGTAGGAATTGCAGAACAACATGCTGTTACTTTCTCTGCGGGTTTAGCGACACAGGGATTGGTTCCTTTTTGTAACATATACAGTACCTTTATGCAAAGGGCTTATGATCAAGTGATTCATGATGTCTGTTTGCAAGATCTTCCAGTGGTTTTTTGTTTAGACCGTGCTGGATTTGCCGGAGCTGATGGACCAACTCATCATGGGGCTTATGATTTGGCCTACCTTCGTTGTGTGCCCAATCTTGTAGTAAGTGCGCCTATGAATGAGGAGGAGTTGAGAAATATGATGTATTCTGGTGCTGAGCACAATGCCCCTTATGCCATTAGGTATCCAAGAGGTCAAGGTGTAATGCCTGATTGGAGAAAACCATTAAGAAAAATACCTACAGGACAAGGCAGAATAATCACAGAAGGTAAAGACATTGCCATTTTGAGTATTGGACACATTGGCAATTATGCCCTTGAAAACAAAGACAAATTTAAAGAACTAGGTCTTAGTGTAGCGCATTATGACATGCGATTTGTCAAACCTCTTGACGAATCTTTACTGCATGAAGTCTTTGGTAAATTTGACAAAGTCATTACCGTTGAAGATGGTTGCCTGATGGGCGGATTTGGAAGTGCTGTTCTGGAGTGGATGATGGATCATGACTACCAAGCTAAGGTAAAGCGATTGGGGATTCCTGATGAGGTAATAGAGCATGGAGAGCAAATGGAACTGCATCATGAATGTGGATTCGATCCTTCTGGTATCCTTCAGACTGTTAAGGATATGATGAACCTAAATGTTGCTGATAAAATTAAAATTTAA
- a CDS encoding nucleoside-diphosphate kinase produces the protein MATNRTFTMIKPDAFGAGNSGAILKMIEEAGFKIIALKTTRLDAKLAGEFYKVHQERPFYADLCKYMSSGPIIAAILEKENAIVDFRKLIGATNPADAEEGTIRKLYATSIEANAVHGSDSDENAQIEGGFFFNAFERID, from the coding sequence ATGGCTACCAATAGAACGTTCACCATGATCAAGCCTGATGCCTTCGGTGCAGGCAATTCAGGAGCAATCTTAAAAATGATCGAAGAGGCAGGTTTCAAAATTATTGCATTGAAAACAACCAGGCTTGATGCTAAGCTTGCTGGGGAGTTTTACAAAGTTCATCAAGAAAGGCCTTTTTACGCTGATTTATGCAAGTATATGTCTTCAGGACCTATTATTGCGGCAATCCTTGAAAAGGAAAATGCAATTGTAGATTTCAGAAAACTAATAGGTGCGACCAACCCTGCTGATGCAGAAGAGGGTACCATTAGAAAATTATATGCTACATCTATCGAAGCAAATGCTGTGCATGGTTCCGACTCAGATGAGAATGCTCAAATTGAAGGAGGCTTCTTTTTTAACGCTTTCGAAAGAATTGATTAA
- a CDS encoding DHH family phosphoesterase, with the protein MQNIDLFKEQISSASSKKIIITTHHKPDADALGSSLALAGYLLKKGHQVNVITPSDYPVFLHWMKGNDEVINYEDPGQVEKAEKLINEAEIIFCLDFSCLSRLQTMEEVVRQSKAFKVNIDHHQEPEDFADFSFCSTDAAATCELLYDLMVKVGDRNLIDKDIAECLYSGIMTDTGGFRHPNTTKNVHLVTAELIDLGADNSKIARLIYDTYSVNRLKFLGFALTRRLTILPELNTAFFAVSKKDLRKYQSQTGDTEGLVNYALSLDGIKIAALFTERKDGVKISFRSAEDVSVNKFAAKYFSGGGHKNASGGISQAPLEETIERFKELVKENKQILFNQLELVDEKNQ; encoded by the coding sequence ATGCAGAATATAGATCTATTTAAAGAACAGATTTCTTCAGCTTCGTCCAAAAAGATCATCATCACCACCCATCATAAACCTGACGCAGATGCTCTTGGATCTTCATTAGCATTAGCTGGCTATTTATTAAAGAAAGGTCATCAGGTAAATGTGATAACTCCTTCTGATTATCCTGTATTCCTTCATTGGATGAAAGGAAATGATGAGGTAATAAATTATGAAGATCCTGGACAGGTTGAAAAAGCTGAGAAATTGATTAACGAGGCAGAGATTATTTTCTGCCTGGACTTCTCTTGTCTTAGCAGACTTCAGACAATGGAAGAAGTGGTTCGTCAATCTAAAGCTTTTAAAGTCAATATTGACCACCACCAAGAGCCTGAGGACTTCGCTGACTTCAGTTTTTGTAGTACTGATGCGGCAGCCACTTGCGAGTTATTGTATGACTTGATGGTAAAAGTGGGTGACAGAAATCTGATTGACAAGGATATCGCAGAATGCCTATATTCTGGAATAATGACAGATACAGGTGGTTTCAGACATCCTAATACCACTAAAAATGTTCATCTGGTAACGGCTGAGTTAATAGACCTTGGAGCTGATAACTCCAAGATTGCTCGGCTTATTTATGATACTTATTCAGTTAATAGACTGAAATTCTTAGGTTTTGCGCTTACGCGGAGGTTGACTATTTTACCTGAGCTCAACACTGCCTTTTTTGCTGTAAGCAAGAAAGACCTGAGGAAATATCAATCTCAAACTGGAGACACCGAGGGGCTTGTAAATTATGCACTTTCTTTGGATGGAATTAAAATTGCAGCCTTATTTACAGAGAGAAAAGATGGGGTTAAAATCTCCTTTCGCTCTGCAGAGGATGTATCAGTGAACAAGTTTGCTGCAAAATACTTCAGTGGAGGAGGCCATAAAAATGCCTCGGGAGGAATCTCTCAAGCACCTTTGGAAGAAACCATTGAAAGGTTTAAAGAATTAGTAAAAGAAAACAAACAAATCTTATTTAATCAATTAGAATTAGTCGATGAAAAAAATCAATAA
- a CDS encoding SDR family NAD(P)-dependent oxidoreductase — translation MTESRYNNRVAVITGAADGIGKGIAKKLAVEGASIALWDFNEEKLLALEKEWQKDGLPVKAFVVDISDETAVQEAYKESVDHFGKLDILVNSAGIVGPTQIKITDYSTEDFDKICNVNLKGSFLTAKYALKYMEKAQYGRILLIASIAGKEGNPNMVGYSTTKAGVIGLVKALGKEYATSGITVNGLAPAVILTAMNKDTDPAQLEYMASKIPMQRLGTVDEAASIASWILSEEASFNTGFIFDLSGGRATY, via the coding sequence ATGACTGAATCAAGATATAATAACAGAGTAGCAGTAATTACCGGAGCTGCAGACGGAATTGGTAAAGGTATAGCCAAAAAACTGGCAGTTGAAGGAGCAAGTATAGCACTTTGGGACTTCAATGAGGAAAAACTACTGGCCTTAGAAAAGGAATGGCAAAAGGATGGATTGCCAGTCAAAGCGTTCGTTGTAGATATTTCCGATGAGACTGCAGTTCAGGAAGCCTATAAGGAATCAGTAGACCATTTTGGTAAACTTGACATCTTGGTCAATTCCGCTGGAATAGTAGGGCCCACACAAATAAAAATTACAGATTATTCTACAGAGGATTTTGATAAAATTTGCAATGTAAATTTAAAAGGTTCTTTTCTAACTGCTAAGTACGCCCTTAAGTACATGGAAAAAGCGCAATACGGTAGAATTCTACTTATTGCCTCTATCGCTGGTAAAGAAGGAAACCCTAATATGGTAGGTTATTCCACTACTAAAGCAGGCGTAATTGGACTTGTCAAAGCACTTGGTAAAGAGTATGCCACTTCAGGAATTACAGTGAATGGACTGGCTCCGGCTGTTATTCTAACGGCAATGAACAAGGATACTGATCCTGCACAATTAGAATATATGGCATCCAAAATTCCTATGCAACGTCTGGGTACTGTGGATGAGGCAGCCTCCATTGCAAGTTGGATCCTATCCGAGGAAGCAAGCTTCAATACAGGATTTATTTTTGACTTATCCGGCGGTAGAGCTACCTATTAA